The Candidatus Zixiibacteriota bacterium genomic interval CGCACATGACCGTGAACCAGAGGCGGTACAGCGTGTCCCCGTCGAACTGCGGCATCTTGGCGGAGTTTATAGCGAGAAAGTCAAGCGTATCGGCTGCGTAGTATTGCGCGAATACAAATCCGATTTCAGGCCCATGAGGAATGGAATCCAGACGCAGCTTGGTCTGGTCCCACACAAGGAAATGTTCGAACCAGTAGGTCTTAAAATCGGTCGTAGCGGTGACCGGTATCATGACCTTCTGACCAACGCCCCCCACCAGCGTGTCCGTGCCGATGGCATAATGGGCTACATAGTCGTTTACCGATACCCGACCGTCAACGTAATTGCCCGCGACTGGCGCAACGGTCGGAAAGCCGGTAATTGTGAGCACGTTTTCCATGTTCGATTTGAAAAACAGAACGGAGTCGATACTTCCTTCGGCCTGGCATAGCGGCCGGAATTTCAGCGCAACAACGTCTCGGTACGAGCTCGGTACGGTCGCTGTGCCGCCGTACAACTCGAGACGGACCCAGGTGAGCGTATCACCCACGGAGTCGGTCCTGATAACGTCATTGGGGAACCCGGATCCTGTTACCGTATCGGCGTCAAGCAACTGCAGCTTGGTATGGTCGAATTTGATCCTCGCGATGGCATTCGTGAGGGTGACACCGTTGTGGGCGGGATCGGTGTCCTTGAAACTGAAGTGCACCGTGGCCACGGTCTCGTTCGTATCCATGCGGGTGCCGCTGATGAACGCAGACGCCGAATCAATGCGGAAAAAGACATATGGGGACTCCGTGGCCATCGGGTTGGCCTCCGCGATGCCCGCTGTGACCAACATGATTCCCATCAATAGCGCAATGCACATGAGTAACCTGCGCATAACTCCTCCTTTAGAGTTGGTTACGGTTTCGTTGGCGGCGGCAGAGTGTCGAAAAATACTCGAATTATGTTACGCTGAACAGCCTCACCCCCCTTCACACATGGAAGAAGGTTCCGGTTATGTTTATCCCTACTGCTGCGATAGATGATGCGCGGTCGAAGTACCCATATCATACATCGCATGCGAACGCCTGTCAAGTGATTTCATGCGTCCGCACACGCGCGTGGCACCCCGAGACGGACGACGATGGCGTTTAGACGGAGGAGCGCCCTGCTTTGGTATCGGAACGGGCAAGCCGGAAATCGTGAAAACGCGACTTGACATCCTTCGGCCGAAAGGCCTATGATAGATGGTCATGGCGCCAATCATTGCCGGCGCGATACTCGTAAAATATGTCTGACTGACGGTCAGGATCCGAGCATCGGTATGCAAACGCAGCGCACAGTCATCATTCTCCTGGCGATCATCGTCCTCATGGCCATCGAGATCGTCTATTTGGTCCTTCAGAATCGGCAATTGCGCGCAGTGGTTGCCGAAACGACGGCAACGTTCAACACGCTCCAACAGAGCCAGCATGTCCCCGGCCTGACCGGACAGGACCTGCAGGGTAACCCGTTGCGTGTACACTATTCGGCGGATGCTCCCCGGACTATTCTCGTGATGTTCTCTCCCGGATGTTCGGCGTGTAAGGATAATACGACATTCTGGCAGGAACTGTTTGAGCGCTCTGCATCGTCGCGTTTCCGATATCTCGGCATGTGCGTGGGAACGGAGGATGACGCCAGAGCGTACGCCACCGAACATGGTCTGACATTCCCGA includes:
- a CDS encoding TlpA disulfide reductase family protein produces the protein MQTQRTVIILLAIIVLMAIEIVYLVLQNRQLRAVVAETTATFNTLQQSQHVPGLTGQDLQGNPLRVHYSADAPRTILVMFSPGCSACKDNTTFWQELFERSASSRFRYLGMCVGTEDDARAYATEHGLTFPILAVTDERLIGAYNGHVLPQTAIVSPEGTIVKSWPGTLDETAKSEVVAGVKNLQ